The Neodiprion virginianus isolate iyNeoVirg1 chromosome 5, iyNeoVirg1.1, whole genome shotgun sequence genome contains a region encoding:
- the LOC124306106 gene encoding endoribonuclease LACTB2 yields the protein MTSLTAIPTVSRISSRVIRILGCNPGPMTLQGTNTYLVGTGPRRILIDAGDKTTSTEYTKHLTEVLRSENATLEHLLLTHWHHDHIGGVSAVKALVESRVTEPNKSKNWEISKSDRLRVSKLPRAPDDLQNISDDERSLKWEAMENGQSFRTEGATLTVKWTPGHTTDHACLKLEEENAIFSGDCILGEGTAVFEDLYDYMASLSEILDISPKLIYPGHGPVIEDPVPRIKFYIAHRHQREKEILDVLYKHATETPMSEIDIVRRVYKDTPENLWIAAAENVNHHLKKLLKERKVRGDTGAWLKCV from the exons ATGACCTCGTTGACAGCTATTCCTACCGTGTCGCGAATATCAAGCCGTGTTATTCGTATCCTCGGTTGCAATCCAGGCCCGATGACGTTGCAGGGGACAAACACGTACCTCGTTGGTACAGGACCAAG ACGGATTCTGATCGATGCGGGTGACAAAACAACGTCGACCGAGTACACAAAGCACTTGACCGAGGTGCTTAGAAGCGAAAATGCGACATTGGAACACCTTTTGTTGACCCACTGGCACCATGATCACATCGGCGGTGTGTCGGCGGTGAAAGCATTGGTGGAATCCAGAGTAACCGAACCGAACAAGTCGAAAAAttgggaaatttcaaaaagtgacCGACTCAGGGTGTCGAAGTTACCCAGGGCGCCAGATGACCTTCAAAATATCAGCGACGACGAACGTTCATTGAAATGGGAGGCCATGGAGAACGGGCAATCATTTCGGACGGAAGGGGCGACTCTGACAGTTAAATGGACTCCAGGTCACACGACGGATCATGCATGCCTGAAACTCGAAGAAGAGAACGCGATTTTCAGTGGCGACTGCATTCTGGGTGAGGGAACGGCCGTCTTCGAGGACCTCTACGACTATATGGCTTCACTATCAGAGATCCTCGATATTTCTCCAAAACTCATTTATCCAGGACACGGACCGGTCATTGAGGATCCTGTGCCTCGAATAAAGTTCTATATCGCTCATAGGCACCAGAGGGAAAAGGAAATCCTTGATGTCCTCTACAAGCACGCCACCGAGACACCGATGTCGGAAATTGACATAGTTCGACGTGTTTACAAA GATACCCCCGAGAACCTCTGGATTGCAGCTGCTGAGAACGTTAACCATCATCTGAAGAAGCTTCTGAAGGAACGGAAGGTCCGCGGGGATACGGGAGCCTGGCTGAAATGCGTTTGA